A stretch of Streptococcus sp. oral taxon 061 DNA encodes these proteins:
- a CDS encoding uracil-DNA glycosylase: MQHSSWHALIKEQLPEGYFGKINHFMEQIYAQGTVYPPKEKVFQALLMTPLEEVKVVILGQDPYHGPGQAQGLSFSVPDSIPAPPSLQNILKELADDIGVKPSHDLTSWGEQGVLLLNACLTVPAGQANGHAGQIWEPFTDAVIKVVNKLDRPVVFVLWGAYARKKKFLVKNPQHLIIESAHPSPLSVYRGFWGSKPFSKANAFLKETGQEPIDWLR; the protein is encoded by the coding sequence ATGCAACACTCATCTTGGCATGCTTTGATTAAGGAGCAATTACCTGAAGGTTATTTTGGGAAAATCAATCATTTTATGGAACAGATCTATGCTCAGGGAACTGTTTATCCTCCTAAGGAAAAGGTTTTTCAGGCTCTTTTGATGACTCCTCTGGAAGAGGTTAAGGTAGTGATTCTGGGGCAGGATCCCTATCACGGACCTGGTCAAGCTCAGGGATTAAGTTTTTCAGTTCCTGATTCGATTCCAGCACCGCCTTCGCTTCAAAATATTTTAAAAGAACTTGCGGATGATATTGGGGTAAAACCGTCACATGACTTGACCTCTTGGGGCGAGCAGGGAGTCTTACTTCTTAATGCTTGTTTGACAGTTCCAGCTGGTCAAGCAAATGGTCATGCTGGTCAGATATGGGAGCCATTCACGGATGCAGTGATTAAGGTTGTCAATAAACTTGATAGACCAGTGGTTTTTGTACTCTGGGGTGCTTATGCACGGAAGAAGAAGTTCTTGGTTAAAAATCCTCAGCACTTAATTATCGAATCAGCCCACCCAAGTCCTCTTTCTGTTTACAGAGGATTTTGGGGTTCCAAGCCTTTTTCCAAGGCCAATGCATTCTTAAAAGAAACAGGACAAGAGCCAATCGATTGGCTTAGATAA
- a CDS encoding DUF4336 domain-containing protein, with protein sequence MSRPELSLYEPLYTLKEVDQNIWIADGDLIQMDLKVFKLPFQTRMTVIKLNDGKLWIHSPIAPNEELFTELDALGKVAYLISPNKIHYAYISDWRKRYPHAQAWSSPGVEERAKSQNVKVEFDAPLTDMAPDLWSDEIEQLVFKGSSVIEEVVFFHKSTKTLILTDLIENFEPENIASPIRRRFYRLARVTAPDGQTPIDYRMTFIGRQREAKVSFARMLNWKPDKIILAHGLCFFKNGTDELRRAFRWIR encoded by the coding sequence ATGTCAAGACCAGAACTTTCTCTTTATGAACCATTGTATACACTAAAGGAAGTTGATCAAAATATCTGGATAGCAGATGGTGACTTGATACAAATGGACTTGAAGGTCTTCAAACTTCCTTTTCAGACACGTATGACAGTGATAAAGTTAAACGATGGAAAACTCTGGATTCATTCTCCTATTGCGCCAAATGAGGAGCTCTTTACTGAACTGGACGCTTTGGGCAAAGTCGCTTACCTAATTTCACCCAATAAGATTCACTACGCCTATATTTCCGATTGGAGAAAAAGATATCCTCATGCGCAAGCGTGGTCTAGTCCAGGAGTTGAAGAGAGAGCGAAAAGTCAGAATGTCAAGGTAGAATTTGATGCTCCTTTAACAGATATGGCTCCTGACCTATGGTCTGATGAGATTGAACAGCTTGTTTTTAAGGGAAGTTCTGTCATCGAAGAGGTGGTGTTTTTTCATAAATCAACTAAAACACTTATTTTAACAGACCTTATAGAGAATTTTGAACCTGAAAATATAGCTAGTCCAATTCGCAGAAGATTCTATCGTTTAGCTCGTGTAACAGCTCCTGATGGTCAAACTCCTATTGACTATCGGATGACTTTTATAGGAAGGCAAAGGGAAGCAAAGGTTTCCTTTGCCCGTATGTTAAACTGGAAACCGGATAAGATCATTCTTGCACATGGTTTATGCTTTTTTAAAAATGGTACGGATGAATTAAGACGTGCCTTTAGATGGATACGATAA
- a CDS encoding 8-oxo-dGTP diphosphatase has protein sequence MPQLATICYIDNGKELLMLHRNKKPNDVHEGKWIGVGGKLERGETPQECAAREILEETGLKAKPVLKGVITFPEFTPDLDWYTYVFKVTEFEGELIDCNEGTLEWVPYDEVLSKPTWEGDHTFVEWLLEDKPFFSAKFVYDGDKLLDTQVDFYE, from the coding sequence ATGCCTCAGTTAGCGACAATTTGCTACATTGATAATGGAAAAGAATTGCTCATGCTTCATCGCAATAAAAAGCCTAATGATGTCCATGAAGGAAAATGGATCGGTGTAGGTGGCAAGTTAGAGCGTGGAGAAACTCCACAAGAATGTGCTGCTCGTGAGATTTTAGAAGAAACTGGTCTAAAAGCAAAACCAGTATTAAAGGGAGTTATCACCTTTCCTGAGTTTACACCAGACCTGGACTGGTACACCTATGTATTTAAGGTGACTGAGTTTGAGGGGGAATTGATTGATTGTAATGAAGGGACTTTAGAATGGGTTCCTTATGACGAGGTTTTAAGCAAACCAACCTGGGAAGGAGACCACACCTTCGTAGAGTGGCTTTTAGAAGATAAACCATTCTTTTCAGCCAAGTTTGTTTATGATGGTGATAAGTTATTGGATACCCAAGTGGATTTCTACGAATAA
- a CDS encoding dihydroorotase yields the protein MLLIKNGRVMDPKSGLDRVCDVLVEDGKIVQIASEIQEEGAQVIDATGLVVAPGLVDIHVHFREPGQTHKEDIHTGALAAAAGGFTTVVMMANTNPTISDVETLQEVLQSAAKEKINVKSVATITKNFNGQDLTGFKALLEAGAVGFSDDGIPLESSKVVKEAMEEAKKLNTFISLHEEDPGLNGTLGFNENIAKEYFHICGATGVAEYAMIARDVMIAYATKAHVHIQHLSKEESVKVVEFARGLGANVTAEVAPQHFSKTEALLLTKGSNAKMNPPLRLESDRRAVIEGLKSGVISVIATDHAPHHADEKNVEDITKAPSGMTGLETSLSLGLTYLVEAGELSLMELLEKMSYNPAKLYNFEAGYLSENGPADITIFDDKADRIVDSHFASKAANSPFIGESLKGQVKYTICNGQIVYKN from the coding sequence ATGTTACTAATTAAAAATGGTCGAGTAATGGATCCTAAGTCTGGTTTGGATCGAGTGTGTGATGTTTTGGTTGAAGACGGTAAAATTGTTCAAATTGCTTCTGAAATCCAGGAAGAAGGCGCTCAAGTAATAGATGCTACTGGTCTTGTAGTTGCACCCGGTTTAGTGGATATCCACGTTCATTTTCGTGAACCTGGTCAAACTCATAAAGAAGACATTCATACAGGTGCTTTAGCAGCTGCAGCTGGTGGTTTTACGACAGTTGTCATGATGGCTAATACCAATCCAACCATTTCAGATGTTGAGACTTTGCAGGAAGTTCTTCAGTCTGCCGCTAAGGAAAAAATTAATGTTAAGTCTGTAGCAACGATTACCAAGAACTTTAATGGCCAAGACTTGACTGGCTTTAAGGCGCTTTTAGAAGCTGGAGCCGTTGGTTTTTCAGATGATGGTATTCCTCTTGAAAGTAGTAAAGTAGTTAAAGAAGCTATGGAAGAGGCTAAAAAACTCAACACTTTTATCAGTCTGCACGAAGAAGATCCTGGCTTGAATGGTACACTTGGTTTTAACGAGAATATCGCTAAAGAGTACTTTCATATCTGCGGTGCTACTGGGGTTGCAGAGTACGCTATGATTGCACGTGATGTTATGATCGCCTATGCAACAAAAGCCCATGTTCATATTCAGCATTTGTCTAAGGAAGAAAGTGTCAAGGTTGTGGAGTTTGCTCGAGGTTTAGGAGCAAATGTAACAGCCGAAGTTGCACCGCAACATTTCTCTAAGACTGAAGCGCTTCTCTTGACTAAGGGAAGCAATGCTAAGATGAATCCACCACTTCGCTTGGAGTCTGATCGCCGTGCAGTTATCGAAGGACTCAAGTCAGGTGTCATTTCAGTAATTGCGACAGATCACGCGCCGCACCATGCTGATGAAAAGAACGTCGAAGATATTACCAAGGCACCCTCAGGTATGACCGGTTTAGAAACTTCTTTGTCGCTTGGTTTAACCTACTTAGTCGAAGCTGGTGAGCTGAGCTTGATGGAATTATTAGAAAAAATGTCCTATAACCCAGCTAAACTTTATAACTTTGAAGCAGGTTATCTATCTGAAAACGGTCCAGCTGATATTACAATTTTTGATGATAAAGCGGACCGAATCGTGGATAGTCATTTTGCTTCTAAAGCAGCGAATTCACCATTTATCGGTGAATCTTTGAAAGGGCAGGTCAAATACACCATCTGTAATGGACAGATTGTCTATAAGAACTAG
- a CDS encoding Ig-like domain-containing protein, which produces MNNKKKLGIFSFIICLLTTVFVFSLNKTFAETPEISVTGKFVDAITDVKVVNNEGGDLTWDLEQWATFRIDAKYDLTGKKDVKAGDTTVMTVPDALMITSQSFEIKDINTNEIIAHAKVSADNKSISLTYTDYVEKHSNTHGSFFFYARVDFKKHPQQGEIPIEITINKESKPAGKITFKGIGDGNPQVLTKTSWVNVGDPREVQYTISVNRTKQNIKGVTIEDHLKFTNASYVKDSIKVSKGKFSFETGDWVFSNSVDVTDQHKITVSEDGQSFVIELGDITEEDQYRISYKVRLNYDPVDGEVLRNEATLKGVGIESTSVTNAAAVQIAGGAGVGYVYSINIHKVDEANQPLKGAKFKVVRQANNQVIGEFVSDDNGNIAVNKLLKDKYIITEVEAPSGYVIKVADTEVNAEDFGTDQTVTKTIVNPKEETTTTTTTTTTTTEEPTTTSTTTTTEEPTTTSTTTTTEEPTTTSTTTTTEEPKTTSTTTTTTEEPKTTSSTTTTTEEPKTTSTTTTTTEEPKTTSSTTTTTEEPKTTSTTTTTTEEPKTTSTTTTTTEEPKTTSTTTEEPKTTSTTTTTTEEPKTTSTTTTTTEEPKTTSTTTTTTEEPKTTSTTTTTTEEPKTTSTTTTTTTEEPKTTSTTTTTTEEPKTTSSTTTTTEEPKTTSTTTTTTEEPKTTTTTTTTEEPKTTTTTTTTEEPKTTSTTTTTGEEPKSTVTTTNDKPGLPNTGEGKGTLVTIVGFVTLISSIGAIAFLRKNEKE; this is translated from the coding sequence ATGAATAACAAAAAGAAATTGGGAATCTTTTCTTTTATTATTTGCTTATTGACAACTGTCTTTGTATTTAGTTTGAATAAAACATTTGCTGAAACTCCTGAGATTTCAGTAACTGGAAAATTTGTAGATGCAATTACAGATGTCAAAGTTGTAAATAATGAAGGTGGAGATCTAACTTGGGATTTAGAGCAATGGGCTACATTCCGTATCGATGCAAAGTATGATTTAACTGGAAAAAAAGATGTCAAAGCAGGGGATACTACTGTTATGACTGTACCAGACGCTTTGATGATTACTTCACAATCATTCGAAATTAAAGATATCAATACAAATGAGATTATCGCGCACGCTAAAGTAAGTGCGGATAATAAGTCCATTTCTTTAACTTATACGGATTATGTTGAAAAACACTCAAATACTCACGGATCTTTCTTCTTCTATGCTCGTGTCGATTTCAAAAAACATCCTCAACAAGGAGAAATTCCAATTGAGATTACGATAAACAAAGAATCAAAACCTGCCGGGAAGATTACATTTAAAGGTATCGGAGACGGAAATCCTCAAGTTTTAACAAAGACTAGTTGGGTTAACGTTGGTGACCCAAGAGAGGTCCAATATACTATTTCAGTCAATCGTACAAAACAAAATATCAAAGGGGTGACGATTGAGGATCACTTGAAATTTACAAATGCTAGCTATGTAAAAGATAGTATTAAAGTTTCCAAAGGTAAATTCTCTTTCGAAACTGGTGATTGGGTATTCTCGAATAGTGTTGACGTAACTGATCAACACAAGATTACCGTTAGTGAAGACGGTCAATCCTTCGTTATTGAACTAGGGGACATTACAGAAGAAGACCAGTATCGTATTTCTTATAAGGTTCGTTTAAATTATGATCCTGTAGATGGTGAGGTCTTGAGAAATGAAGCAACCCTTAAAGGTGTTGGTATTGAAAGTACCAGCGTAACTAATGCTGCTGCAGTTCAAATTGCTGGTGGTGCTGGTGTTGGTTATGTTTACTCAATCAATATCCATAAAGTAGATGAGGCTAACCAACCACTTAAGGGTGCTAAATTTAAAGTAGTTCGTCAAGCTAACAATCAAGTTATTGGTGAGTTCGTATCAGATGATAATGGTAATATTGCTGTTAACAAACTGTTAAAAGACAAATATATCATCACTGAAGTTGAAGCACCATCAGGTTATGTCATCAAAGTTGCAGATACAGAAGTTAATGCGGAAGATTTTGGTACAGATCAAACTGTGACTAAAACAATCGTAAATCCAAAAGAAGAAACAACAACTACTACTACAACAACTACAACTACGACTGAAGAGCCTACAACTACTTCAACTACAACAACGACTGAAGAGCCTACAACTACTTCAACTACAACTACGACTGAAGAGCCTACAACTACTTCAACTACAACTACAACTGAAGAGCCTAAGACTACTTCAACTACAACAACTACTACTGAAGAGCCTAAGACTACTTCAAGCACAACAACTACAACTGAAGAACCTAAGACTACTTCAACTACAACAACTACAACTGAAGAGCCTAAGACTACTTCAAGCACAACAACTACAACTGAAGAGCCTAAGACTACTTCAACTACAACAACTACAACTGAAGAGCCTAAGACTACTTCAACTACAACAACTACAACTGAAGAGCCTAAGACTACTTCAACTACAACTGAAGAACCTAAGACTACTTCAACTACAACTACTACAACTGAAGAGCCTAAGACTACTTCAACTACAACAACTACAACTGAAGAACCTAAGACTACTTCAACTACAACAACTACAACTGAAGAACCTAAGACTACTTCAACTACAACAACTACAACTGAAGAACCTAAGACTACTTCAACTACAACAACAACTACAACTGAAGAACCTAAGACTACTTCAACTACAACTACTACAACTGAAGAGCCTAAGACTACTTCAAGCACAACAACTACAACTGAAGAACCTAAGACTACTTCAACTACAACAACTACAACTGAAGAGCCTAAGACTACAACTACAACAACTACAACTGAAGAGCCTAAGACTACAACTACAACAACTACAACTGAAGAGCCTAAGACTACTTCAACTACAACAACTACTGGTGAAGAACCTAAATCTACAGTAACAACAACAAACGACAAACCGGGACTTCCTAATACTGGTGAAGGCAAAGGAACGTTAGTTACTATCGTTGGTTTTGTAACTCTCATTTCATCAATCGGTGCCATTGCATTCTTACGTAAAAATGAAAAAGAATAA
- a CDS encoding YjjG family noncanonical pyrimidine nucleotidase, translated as MTYKFLLFDLDHTLLDFDAAEDVALSHLLKEEGVEDIQAYKNYYVPMNKTLWKDLEQKKITKQELVNTRFAKLFAHFDIEKDGAYLAERYQFFLSKQGQIFPGVEDLLKKLIHQGFELYAATNGITYIQTGRLEQSGISPYFKEIFISEQLHTQKPDAAFYEKIGARIPNFDKNQTLMIGDSLSADIQGGNNAGIDTIWYNPHHLENKTLAKPTYEVDSYQALLEILDKL; from the coding sequence ATGACTTATAAATTTTTACTCTTTGACCTCGATCATACTTTACTTGATTTTGATGCTGCTGAGGATGTAGCCTTATCGCACCTCCTAAAAGAAGAAGGAGTAGAGGATATCCAAGCGTACAAAAATTATTATGTGCCAATGAACAAAACACTTTGGAAGGATTTGGAGCAGAAAAAGATTACAAAACAAGAACTAGTCAATACACGTTTTGCAAAATTGTTTGCTCATTTTGACATTGAAAAAGATGGTGCCTACTTAGCAGAGCGTTACCAGTTTTTCCTGTCTAAACAGGGACAGATTTTCCCAGGTGTGGAAGATTTATTAAAAAAATTGATACATCAGGGATTTGAACTCTATGCTGCGACAAATGGAATTACCTATATTCAGACAGGTCGTTTGGAGCAATCTGGGATTTCACCCTACTTCAAGGAGATTTTCATTTCTGAGCAACTCCATACCCAAAAACCAGATGCAGCATTTTATGAGAAAATTGGAGCTCGTATCCCTAATTTTGATAAAAATCAGACCCTTATGATTGGTGATTCTTTATCAGCTGATATTCAAGGTGGAAATAATGCTGGTATTGATACTATCTGGTACAATCCGCATCATCTGGAAAATAAGACGCTAGCAAAGCCGACTTATGAAGTTGATTCTTATCAGGCTCTGCTAGAAATCTTAGATAAACTGTAA